In Mercenaria mercenaria strain notata chromosome 15, MADL_Memer_1, whole genome shotgun sequence, a single genomic region encodes these proteins:
- the LOC123545857 gene encoding lymphocyte antigen 6S-like — MEYSDRIFDWVVPLLLLFLPFRGIQGLRCHECTGVTDPHHCSMVVHCAADEKCHTEKVIGENSAVFYNLGCQKIQLCHLAANGKRSDVDVCQGCCGTDLCNAELWCPASNSK; from the exons ATGGAATATTCAGACagaatttttg actGGGTTGTACCACTCCTGCTTCTGTTTTTGCCTTTCCGTGGAATTCAAG GTTTACGATGTCATGAGTGTACAGGAGTAACAGACCCTCACCATTGTTCTATGGTTGTACATTGTGCTGCTGATGAG AAATGTCATACAGAGAAAGTGATAGGGGAGAACTCCGCTGTATTTTATAACCTGGGATGTCAGAAAATTCAG TTATGTCACTTGGCAGCAAATGGCAAGAGAAGTGATGTAGATGTATGTCAAGGTTGTTGTGGTACTGACCTGTGTAATGCTGAACTGTGGTGTCCAGCTAGTAACAGTAAGTAG
- the LOC128548713 gene encoding uncharacterized protein LOC128548713 produces the protein MLSTDYFYLLLLARQLGSTLPTVACRTVQFYTTYCCLQDSSVLHYPLLLAGKFSPTLPTVACRTVQFYTTYCCLQDSSVLHYLLLLAEQFSSTLPTVACRTVQFYTTYCCLQDSSDLHYLLLLADQFSSTLPTVACRSVQFYTTNCCLQEISVLHYLLLLAEQFRSTLPTFACRTVHIYTTYCCLQESSHLHYLLLLAGQFTSTLPTVACRTDQIYTTYCCLQDSSDLHYLLLLADFYSMLLTEHCSVKTHFYPLFVGR, from the exons ATGTTGTCAACTGATT ATTTCTACTTACTGTTGCTTGCAAGACAGTTAGGTTCTACACTACCTACTGTTGCTTGCAGGACAGTTCAGTTCTACACTACCTACTGTTGCTTGCAGGACAGTTCAGTTCTACACTACCCTCTGTTGCTTGCAGGAAAGTTCAGTCCTACACTACCTACTGTTGCTTGCAGGACAGTTCAGTTCTACACTACCTACTGTTGCTTGCAGGACAGTTCAGTTCTACACTACCTTCTGTTGCTTGCAGAACAGTTCAGTTCTACACTACCTACTGTTGCTTGCAGGACAGTTCAGTTCTACACTACCTACTGCTGCTTGCAGGACAGTTCAGATCTACACTACCTACTGTTGCTTGCAGACCAGTTCAGTTCTACACTACCTACTGTTGCTTGCAGATCAGTTCAGTTCTATACTACCAACTGTTGCTTGCAGGAAATTTCAGTTCTACACTACCTACTGCTGCTTGCAGAACAGTTCAGATCTACACTACCTACTTTTGCTTGCAGGACAGTTCACATCTACACTACCTACTGTTGCTTGCAGGAAAGTTCACATCTACACTACCTACTTTTGCTTGCAGGACAGTTCACATCTACACTACCTACTGTTGCTTGCAGGACAGATCAGATCTACACTACCTACTGTTGCTTGCAGGACAGTTCAGATCTACACTACCTGCTGTTGCTTGCAG ATTTCTACTCAATGTTGCTGACAGAACATTGCTCAGTTAAAACACATTTCTACCCACTGTTTGTAGGCAGATAG